A genomic region of Aureimonas populi contains the following coding sequences:
- a CDS encoding DUF6492 family protein has product MTHPATAIVTASYRGDLERCRLLCDSIDRHVSGHARHYLLVEGADAALFRPFEGPRRTVVSERDLLPFWLRAVPDPLNPRRRLWLSPFGPPLRGWHVQQLRRIAFARLMDEAAMISCDSDVVFVRPFDMAGLWREGALRFYRVPDGFALLVPEAEEEHTRWSRKAAALLGIAAGRSNTADHINTVIGWRADTAREMAARIEAVTGRPALRALAATRSLSECTIYGRFVDEVEERPERHWPSAEALCRVYWAGAAMDEGTLSAFLGDMAPHEVALGIQSFTGTNTALIRSLVGLA; this is encoded by the coding sequence GTGACGCATCCGGCCACCGCCATCGTCACCGCCAGCTATCGCGGCGACCTGGAACGCTGCCGCCTCCTGTGCGACAGCATCGACCGCCATGTGAGCGGCCACGCGCGACACTACCTTCTGGTGGAGGGCGCCGATGCCGCCCTGTTCCGTCCGTTCGAGGGGCCGCGCCGCACGGTGGTCAGCGAGCGCGACCTCCTGCCCTTCTGGCTGCGCGCGGTTCCCGACCCCCTCAATCCGCGCCGGCGCCTCTGGCTCTCGCCCTTCGGGCCGCCGCTGCGGGGCTGGCACGTGCAGCAGCTTCGCCGCATCGCCTTCGCCCGCCTCATGGACGAGGCGGCGATGATCTCCTGCGATTCCGACGTCGTGTTCGTGCGCCCCTTCGACATGGCCGGGCTGTGGCGCGAGGGCGCGCTGCGCTTCTACCGCGTGCCGGACGGGTTCGCCCTCCTGGTGCCCGAGGCGGAGGAGGAGCATACGCGCTGGTCGCGGAAGGCCGCCGCGCTTCTGGGCATCGCCGCGGGCCGCAGCAACACGGCCGACCACATCAACACCGTCATCGGCTGGCGCGCGGACACGGCGCGCGAGATGGCCGCGCGCATCGAGGCCGTCACCGGCCGGCCGGCCCTGCGCGCGCTGGCGGCCACGCGCTCGCTGTCCGAATGCACCATCTACGGGCGCTTCGTGGACGAGGTGGAAGAGCGGCCGGAGCGGCACTGGCCCAGCGCCGAGGCGCTGTGCCGCGTCTACTGGGCCGGCGCGGCGATGGACGAGGGGACGCTCAGCGCCTTCCTGGGGGACATGGCCCCGCACGAGGTGGCGCTGGGCATCCAGTCCTTCACCGGCACGAACACCGCGCTCATCCGCTCGCTGGTCGGGCTGGCCTGA
- a CDS encoding lipopolysaccharide biosynthesis protein — MGRAAVWRERFKGEIRTLGHFAKLAGGAAGRLVISLAYFVSLANTLSVADFGLFATASAIGIVLSRVAGFGFVSPLYRIATGKPRLVGAYTGTLLVAFLLSAPVVAALSALFFALFFAGQMAALAFAAVIVAEVACWRALEVVCIVNNGLGRFGRGAAIVILGTALRALAAIAFASASDGSLLSWSLAYLGANALAALLSIALWYPRRRLRFSRGHAFARWRDSLAVMASEIAFYVQSELDKLLVLAVGGPQAAGLYAILMRLIDLTALPVRAFNTLVVQKLMRAPRWLASWRRRIGIEAAIAAASVAGLGALGLVLHVQPAALGRNVADAAPFVLLALLVPAFRNLVEYQGEMLYARGLTGLRVAILLMVGALKAGLLWLLLATQEDAQAQILGLNAVFAALWLASTLASYGALARLDRPFRPARPASG; from the coding sequence ATGGGGCGAGCGGCAGTCTGGCGCGAAAGATTTAAGGGCGAGATACGCACGCTCGGACATTTCGCCAAGCTGGCGGGGGGCGCCGCCGGGCGGCTGGTGATCTCGCTCGCCTATTTCGTCTCGCTGGCCAACACGCTTTCGGTCGCCGATTTCGGCCTCTTCGCCACCGCCTCGGCCATCGGCATCGTGCTGTCGCGCGTGGCCGGATTCGGCTTCGTCTCGCCGCTCTACCGCATCGCCACGGGCAAGCCCCGGCTGGTCGGCGCCTATACGGGCACCCTCCTCGTGGCCTTTCTCCTTTCCGCACCCGTGGTCGCGGCGCTCTCGGCGCTGTTCTTCGCGCTGTTCTTCGCCGGGCAGATGGCGGCCCTCGCCTTCGCGGCGGTGATCGTGGCGGAAGTGGCCTGCTGGCGGGCGCTGGAGGTGGTGTGCATCGTCAATAACGGGCTCGGCCGCTTCGGGCGCGGGGCGGCGATCGTGATCCTCGGCACGGCGCTTCGCGCGCTGGCGGCCATCGCCTTCGCAAGCGCCTCGGACGGCTCGCTCCTGTCCTGGTCGCTCGCCTATCTCGGCGCGAACGCGCTGGCCGCGCTTCTGTCCATCGCCCTCTGGTATCCGCGACGGCGCCTGCGCTTCTCGCGCGGCCACGCCTTCGCCCGCTGGCGCGACAGCCTTGCGGTGATGGCCTCCGAAATCGCCTTCTACGTCCAGTCCGAGCTGGACAAGCTGCTCGTCCTGGCGGTGGGCGGGCCGCAGGCGGCGGGGCTCTACGCCATTCTGATGCGGCTGATCGACCTGACCGCCCTGCCCGTGCGCGCCTTCAACACGCTGGTGGTGCAGAAGCTGATGCGCGCGCCGCGCTGGCTCGCCTCGTGGCGGCGGCGCATCGGCATAGAAGCGGCCATCGCCGCCGCCTCGGTGGCGGGTCTCGGCGCGCTCGGCCTCGTGCTGCATGTCCAGCCGGCCGCCCTCGGCCGCAATGTCGCGGACGCGGCGCCCTTCGTGCTCCTGGCGCTGCTGGTGCCGGCCTTCCGCAACCTCGTGGAGTATCAGGGCGAGATGCTCTATGCGCGCGGCCTGACGGGCCTTCGCGTGGCGATCCTTCTTATGGTCGGCGCGCTGAAGGCGGGGCTCCTCTGGCTGCTCCTGGCCACGCAGGAAGACGCGCAGGCGCAGATCCTCGGCCTCAACGCCGTGTTCGCCGCGCTGTGGCTGGCCTCCACGCTGGCCAGCTACGGTGCACTGGCGCGGCTCGACCGGCCCTTCAGGCCAGCCCGACCAGCGAGCGGATGA
- a CDS encoding endo-1,4-beta-xylanase codes for MTTPQAHPATGGLTRRSFLAAGAGLVAGACLARPARAAGGVPFGAAIQSDYFDTDPSYVQAFVDHCDIVMPMNELKFGLLRPARDEFNFTHADRLVDFALANGKASRGHAFVWWSTNPPWLEAIEDESEAETALIEHIERVADHYRGRLTDWDVVNEVIAHDPRGGPDGPLRDTFWLRRLGPRHVPLAFETAARADPGAGLVINDYDLEFAGDRYDARRAAMLDIVRQLQDRNIRVDAVGLQAHLYSHLAVDVPGFARFGEALEALGVRLIVTELDVIDFQVRGGVEEQDAAATRVVSDLLDAVEGTPPLALVTWGLTDRYSWVPDAMPRQDGKPSRPLPFDARMRPKPWYDMLRARLAAMG; via the coding sequence ATGACGACACCGCAAGCCCATCCTGCCACCGGCGGTTTAACGCGCCGTTCGTTTCTGGCGGCCGGCGCGGGGCTCGTGGCCGGGGCCTGCCTGGCGCGGCCCGCCCGCGCGGCGGGCGGCGTGCCCTTCGGCGCCGCGATCCAGTCGGACTATTTCGACACCGATCCGTCTTACGTTCAGGCCTTCGTCGATCATTGCGACATCGTGATGCCGATGAACGAGCTGAAATTCGGCCTCCTGCGCCCGGCGCGGGACGAGTTCAACTTCACCCATGCCGACCGCCTCGTCGATTTCGCGCTGGCGAACGGCAAGGCCTCGCGCGGGCACGCCTTCGTCTGGTGGTCCACCAACCCGCCCTGGCTGGAGGCGATCGAGGACGAAAGCGAGGCCGAGACCGCGCTGATCGAGCATATCGAGCGCGTGGCCGACCATTATCGCGGGCGCCTGACGGACTGGGACGTGGTCAACGAGGTGATCGCCCATGATCCGCGCGGCGGGCCGGACGGCCCCTTGCGCGACACTTTCTGGCTGCGGCGCCTCGGCCCCCGCCACGTGCCGCTGGCCTTCGAGACGGCCGCGCGCGCCGACCCGGGCGCCGGCCTCGTCATCAACGACTACGATCTCGAATTCGCCGGCGACCGCTACGACGCGCGCCGCGCCGCCATGCTGGACATCGTGCGCCAGCTTCAGGACCGCAACATCCGCGTGGATGCCGTGGGGCTCCAGGCCCATCTCTATTCGCATCTGGCCGTCGACGTTCCGGGCTTTGCCCGCTTCGGCGAGGCGCTGGAGGCGCTGGGCGTGCGCCTCATCGTCACCGAGCTCGACGTGATCGACTTCCAGGTGCGCGGCGGGGTGGAGGAGCAGGACGCGGCGGCGACGCGCGTCGTCTCCGACCTTCTGGACGCGGTGGAGGGCACGCCGCCGCTCGCCCTCGTCACCTGGGGGCTGACGGATCGCTACTCCTGGGTGCCGGATGCCATGCCGCGCCAGGACGGCAAGCCTTCCCGCCCGCTGCCCTTCGATGCGCGGATGCGGCCCAAGCCCTGGTACGACATGCTGCGCGCCCGGCTCGCGGCGATGGGCTGA